The genomic interval GTCTCACATGACTGACAGTGCTGGTCGTGGCGGATCTCGAGGAGTCCACGCTTTACGAACGTAGGCGACCCGCAGTCGCATCGATCTGGAGTGTCCTCGAAGTGGATAGTGCTACAGTCGTCGTCCCCACAGACCCACGGAAGGAATCTTGTCGAGGTGAGTGAGGAACCACAATCAACACACTGATCAGGAGCCTGTTCAGGTCGTTCGTAGGTCGCACCACAGTCTGGGCAATCGAATCGCCCGTCGACGGTAGCGAGTCCGAAGTCAGTTCCGTCGCAGTTGTCGCAGACACGCTCCACCTCGCGAGTCGCCTCACACTGCGGATTAACGCAGGTGAACGTCTTATCGCCCGTCCTGACTGTCTTGGAACCGCACTCGGGGCAGTCACGGACTGTCGTTCTCTCGTGTTGGTGTCCACAGTCGAGACACTCGAGGAACGGCTGGAACGTCGTCCGCACCATTTGGACGACGTCGTCGCGCGCTTTCTCACATCGGCGGCAGACGTGTTCCTCGTCCTGGTCGATCGTCCCGTGCTCGGTCGGCGTGTACGGTTCTAGTTGGTCGCAACTCGGACAGTACCACGCGATGAGGTGCTCGTCGCTACAGTGCCGACAGTAGGTGGATCGCGTGACGAAGTCAAACCCACACTCGCGGCAGTTGTCCTGCGGCGAGTGATACGTCACATCGCACGACGGACACGTGTAAAAGCCGTCAATCGGCCAGGAAAACACGTGACTCCGGTTCTCCAGCATGCCGGAGAATTCACCGAGGGTCCGGACGTTCGATACCAGCGTAGACGCCTCATTAGCGTCGAGATCCAGTGCCGTCGCCAACTCGTCGTGCAGTTGTGACCGCGTGAGCGGTGCGTCGTACAGCAACTGGTGGACGTAGCGGACAACCTGTGAACCAGGGTCGTCCTCGACTTCCGTGAGGTAGTCGAAGAGTGCATCACTCACCAACGTCTCCCGACGATCGCGGTCGTAACTCGACGCATCCTCAAGTGTGAAGTCGAACGCGTCGAGACCCGGGACCACGTCGTCCGGCGCGGCCGTTGCACGCAGAATGCGGTCGACGGACAGGCTGTGCGACGTCAATGCTTCCGGAACCTCTTCCGGAACGTCGCCATCAAGGTCGCGAGGAGACTCGCTTACTCGGTTGGCGTCAACGGCACCACTGACCTTCTGGAACAGTTCGATGTCGTTCTCGACAGTCGCACTACTTGCGATGAGTTGCAGGTCGTCGGCGTCACGCGCCTCGCGGAGCGACTGAATTCGCTTCATCAGTGTCGACGTATAACTCCCGAACAGGCCGTCGTAGGTATGCACCTCGTCGAAGACGAGGAATTCGGGTTCGTAGATGAAACGTTCGTGTTCGTCTTCGGCGTTGGTATTGATGAGGCGGTAGTTTATCGTGTCGGGGTTGGTGAGCAGGATGTCGACGCCGCCCTCGAGGATGTCATTTTTGGTCAGGCGCAGGAAGTCGAGTGGGACGTCATTCGGATCGTCGTCTTCACAATGTGCCTTCTCAGGGATGAGTTTGAACCGAGCGCCAGTGTTCCGGATGCGGACGCCGCCACCACAGTCCTGACACTTGGCGAGTTCATCATTGTACCCCGGGCACTCGAAGTGACGGAAGGTCGCATTGAGGTACCCCTCGGCACCTGACTCGCCGACGTTCCGTGGCGTGTCACCGTCGTAAATGCCGACCGTGATCTGCTGTTCGGACGTCAACTGCTTGTTGATGAGGTAGATGTACTGCAGGAGGCGCTTCAGCTGGTCCTGTGCGAGCGCCTTCGTCGGGTAGATGAGCGTGGCCTTGACGCTCGTATCGTCGCTGTTCTCGCCGTACCGCTTATCCTCGAGGATGCGATTGAGGATCGGGATGAGCCACGCTTCGGTCTTCCCCCGTCCCGTTGCGGCTGTGATGACGGTGTCGTCGCCGTTAAGGATGGCTTCGATGCTGCGCTCTTGGAAGTCGTAGAGCCGCTCGAAACCGATTTTCGTGAAGGCACGACGGATGTGGGGTTCGAGATGTGCTGACCGGGCGAAGGCATCCCACGAACGGCTGCTCCAGTTCGGAATGTCAAGCGCCTGGAGGTACGGGCCGCGCATTCCCGTGAGGTCGTCTTCACCGTCGACGAGGCGATTGGCGACGCTGCGCGCTGCTCGTCCACCACGACCGATAAAGTAGTCGTGGTAGGCTTCTTGCATCTGCTCCGCGCGGGTGACGGGGTCTCTCATCGTTAGAGACTCAGTTTGACTGCTGACGCGAATCCGTCGACGCGCTTCATCTCCTCGAGGGTGTCGAGCGAGATGTCAGCCAACGTGAGTTGTCGAGACTCGCTGAGCGTCTTTACGTCCTCGACGGTCGAATCGGAGAGGTTATGCTTCTTCTGGAAGTCGTCGAAGCTCTGGAGAGACTGATGCCTCTCCCAGTTGCCCACTGCGTTCTTCCACTTAGAGACGAAGTTCGATGCCGATCCGCTCGGATCCATCAACTCTCGGGTCAGGAGCTGATGCATATGGTTGAGTGTGCGTGCGAAGTCCCCGTTCTGACCACCGAGAATCTTCTGGAGTTCCTCGGCTGCGCTGACCTTCGTGCTCCACTGCTCTCGTTTGGATTTGAGCTGGCTCTCGATGTTCTCGGTGACGTTGTCGACTTGGCGCTTCGCCGACTGAATCTGTGTGATCTGTTTCTGTACCGCCGGGGTGAGCTCAACCTCCGGGTCGCCACTGCCATCGTCCGAGCCGAGACTGGCTTCGTCATCGTCGAAGTCGTCGCTTTGAGCGTTCTCCAGCAGTTCCTCTTGTGTTGTCTCGATTGCCTTCTCAGCGGTCTGTACGGCACTGCTAGTCATTGTTGGCGCCGAGGTGCCGAAGGCCTCCTCGAGGACCGTTTTATAGTACCGAAGGTCCTCGAGGCTCTTCACGAGGTCGTCAAGTTCGCTGTTGACTTCGCGGATGTTGTGCCGTGCGACTGAGACGTAGAACTGGGTATTTTTTGCCTGCTTGTGCTTCTTGGCCTTGTCTTCGAGGGCTTCCACGACTGTGGGTAGCGATTGAGTATTGGACATTTACAGGTCCTCCGTGATTCCGATGACTTCCTGTCGCTTCTGTTCGTACTCGGTATACTCGTTGAGTTGCTGGATACGGTGTTCGAGATCGACACCGGTAGAGTGCTCCTGACCCTGAAGTTCGTCGATGAGCGAGTCGAATGCTTGGTATATCTTCCAAGCATCCTGTTCGTGACGACTGCGAGCGAAATCGTGTAACCGTGTGACGAGCGTCGTTCCAGTCGCGTCGTTCATGTTCTGGAACCGTTTGATATCTTCTCTGAACGACGCGAGTTGGATGTTTTCTGGTGAGTCGCCAGAATCAACTCCGAGAAGTTCCCGGGCCTTCTCGTAACTCTGCTTGTCACCGAGGTTAAACACACCGCGACACTTTTCTAGCGTCTCAAACCACTCGGTGAGGTCCGTAACTGTATGGCTGCTGTCGTACCATCGTTCGACCGGCTTTAGAGCCTCTTGGATGTGTGACGCATCTTCTTCGGCGGTGAGACGCTGAAGTTCGGCCGCGTAGTCTGAGATACGGCTGAATACCGTCGAGACCTTGGTGTTCGCCTGCTTGTGAGTTGAACCGATTTTGTACGCATCAGGGAGATCACCGGCATCAATCATCATTGCGTCGTCAACGTGGGCTTCGAAGTCGGCCGCGATCTCACGCCGCGCTTTCGCCAGGCGCTCGTGGTCGACGACGTTCGACTTGAGCAGGAAGAACCCCTCGATGAGGTCGCTGATGTGGCTCGAGGACTTAGTCAGGTTGTTAAATGCCTCCCCGAACGCGCTGTCGTCGTCGAACTCCTCAAGGATCGGCTTTCCGTACGCCTGGTCCTGTTTGTAGTCCTCGAAGACCAATTCTGCGGAGAGGCCGTCTTCTTCGATCTTCGTTCCCTTTGCGGCGTTAATAAGGAAGAACTGCCCCAAGATCAGCGTCTTCTCGATGGTGAGCCCCTCGGGGAGACAGTCTTCGACCTCTGCGCGCATCTCTTGCTTGAACTGCGCGACGTTGGTGTCTGCCCACGCCCGCAGCTGATCGAAGTTAGTGTCGGTTGTATCGAACATTCCGAAGAGCCCGTACTCGAGCATCGGGGTGTATAGGTCTGCGTGTTCTGCACCCCACTCGAGTTCGATGTCGATACTCGCCTGCCGCTGTTGGTCCCCCTGGATGGACACCGGAATATTGTCACCGCGAGCGTAGTAGATTGCACTCGCAGAGCGCGTCGAAGCATTTGGGTTCCCGAGACGGGTCGGGTCGTGCCAGCGTTCAAGCGCCTCGACGGCCCCATCGTGGAGTGTGTCGGAACTCGGATACTCTTCGCCGTTAGTCACCCAATCCTGGAACTCCTGGAACTTGCGCTGGCGCTCGCGCTCCTCTTCCGATAGTTCGGGCTCGTCGATAACCTCGATCTCGTCTTCCTCTTCGTTGTCGTCTCCTTGCTCGTCTTCACTACCCTCTTGCACCTCATCTTCTTCATCATCTTCCTCCTCGACTTCGTGCTTAGGCGCAGGCGGATTCTTGATCTTGTCGAGAACGGCACTTCCTTTACCCTTATCGAACACGACGTAGTCACCTTTCACAGGTGCCTCGTCGCTGTCGGGAAGTTCGATCCCGAAGGCGTCGAGGATGCCGGTCTTGACTCCGATGCCGCCCTCGACGGGGACACCGTACCAACGACTGACGTCCTGGTAGATCTGATCGTACTTCATGTCGACCTCGAACGTGGGTGTATCCACGAACGAGTTCGATTTCATCGCCTCGTAGGGTGCCCAGGTCGACTTCAAGCAATGCTTCACAACCCGCAGCAGTAGCAGCCGCGGCGTCTTGCGATCACTACCCTCGTCGTTTAGCTGACGATAGGCGATGTGGACGAACCGCTCACTGAAGGGATATAGTTTGTCGAACGCTTCCTCAACGTCGTCCGGGGTGCTGTTTATATCGGAGTGGCGCTTGATGGCGTTGAGGTACGATCGAGTGAGTTCGACGGAGGCCTCGTCGTCAAGGAAGTAGGCCTCGCCGTTCTCGTCGGTCATCGTCAGGTACCCCTCAGAACGGCCTTTCATGTACGTGGCCGCGTCTGAGCGAGTCATCGCGTCGTCGATGTTGTCCTGCTCCCAACCGATCGTCCACCCGAGGACGATGTCGTAGTGGCTACTGCTGAGTTCGAAGATGTGGTCGAGGAGTTGTTCTTTCAGGACGCTAAACGTTGTGAGGTCCTCACAGATGAGTACTGGCCTAATGCCCCTCTCCTGATACCGCTGGGAGTATTCTTGGAGCTGTTCCTTGAAGTCACCGACGAGGTTTCGAGAGAGATATTCGTGGGCTTCGTTCTTGAGAACCGAGTAGAGCAGGTCTTTGTTCTCCGTGAGTTTGTTGCCGAAGCTGAGTCGGAGTCGGAGGTCCCGAAAGTCGGAGCGAGTGAGGAGGTTGAAGTCAGGATTCTCATCACGGGACTCGAGTGCGTCCTGATACTCCTGTATGTTCTTCGCGAAGATTTCGCGAAGATCGCTCTTATCGCCTCGTTTGTCGGTGAGTTCTCGAACCTCCTGGTCAGTGAGGTGTTCAGTAGACCAGATACCGCGCATATACTCGACGATAGCGCTTGCGGCGTCGTCCGGGTCGAGATCGTCGATGTTCTGGACGTCGGGATCGACATCCAGTGGTTCGGTGAGGACATCGATAATCTGATCCATCCGAGTCTGACTGCGGGACACGTGAAGCGCCACGTAGTCCTCAACACCGTTGTCGTCCTCACCGAAACCATTGATCTGGTACTTCGTCCACTCACAGAGTTGGCTCTTCCCGGAGCCGGGTTCCCCACGCACGATGAAGATCCGATTTGGATCCTCGAGATTCGACGCTGTGATAGATTCGAGGATGTCTTCTTGGGTGACGAAGTCACCTGAAACACCGAGAGGAGTGAGCGTGTCCGCGTAGATCCGGTCGATGTCGACGTGGGTCTCTTTAAATTGCTCAGGAGTCTTTTTGGCCGTGTGTGCTTCCGAAGTGATGAAGTGGTCGACCTCGTCGTCGTCCCAGTAGCGGTCCATCTCGCCGTCGGTCGAGGGTTGCTGAATGCTTTTGCTCATTATCGAGTGAGGAGCTGAGTGAGAGGGTACTGATAAGCCGTTTCGTCCGGACGCGAGTGAATCGAGACACGCGTTGCGTCGCGTCGGTTCCCGCGCACGTCGTCGTCAAGGTTTTCAGGTGGAATTTCGACCGCATTCTGTGAGTCACCGGGACTCGACAGCGAGATTATGCCGTCATCCTCCATGTTGCGCAGGACGTCAGCAATGACCGGATGAACACGAGCGGTGCCGGCTCGTTCCTCGTACACGCGGAATAGATTATCGTCAATCCAGTCGAGCGCACGGCGGAATTCGCCGTTTTCGACCTCGAAATCGCCGTAGTTGGGCTCTTCACTGGTATCGGTCGGGGCGAGCACAAGCGCATCGTGGAGTAAGGCACGGCAAGGACTCAGGACGAGGTCGTCCTCTGACTCAGATATCAGGCCCAGTTGCTCGCACAGCGTTACCCACATGTCGATTTTCTCGTCAGTCCAGCTAAAGTCGTAGTCCGTTTCGCGCTTCAGGATGGTACGCAAGTCGTCTCGGTCAACGCTCACTGTCCTGCTCTCCTCGGTTAGCAGCGCACCATAGACCGCAGCAAAGTGCGTCTGTCGCCCTTCCTGTTGGTTACAGTGATACAGGAGACGCGCTTCAAAGGGAAGCCCCTTGAACTGATGCTCGTTGATTCGCTCGACCGTGCTCTTGATGTCTCCCGACGGGCTCTCGACTAGATCGACAGCGTTCAGGAACCGCACTGTGTCCTCGACGTGGTCAGTCTCGAGTCCGTCGGCGGTCGGACGTCCAAACTTACTGGTCAGCTCGTCGACGCTTGTCGCGCCTTGAATGGCATTGTAAATGTGTTTGAGTTCCGGTGCTCGAACCGAGATGAACCCGGTTAGTAGCTTGTCCGGCTTCGTATTTGCCGGTGTGTACGTTGTGCTCATGTATTCTCCTGGTGGCGATAGCGGTAGTTGTCGAGTCGGTCTTTTTCGAAATCCACCCGCTCTAGCATGTCGAGCATGCTGTTCGCGATTTTCTGGGTCGGCCCGCGTTCGGTCCACGAACGCAGGGCTTCTCGAATGCGCTCAGAGTAATCCTCGAGCACCTGATCGACGTCCTCACGGACGATGTAGTAGAGCGGAGCCCACGCCGGACTGTCTGCCGGAATCTGCGTGTAGTCGAAGAGATCGGGGATCGACCCCGCCTCGAGTCCGGCTTGCTTGTGATTGGACGAAATCTGGTGGAAGTACAGGTTCTGCGTCGACGACAGAGGCAACTCTGAGTCAAGATTGTGCTGGAGATACCGCTTCAGCAGGCCCTTATAGTCGGTGACGGTGCACTCGAACTCGTCGACGAACGATTTCCCTGGCTTCTGCGTGTGACGCGGCATCCGAGGCGTACTCGTGTCGGTAACGAGTACGTATGGGATGTTTTCGGGTCGCTTACGGAGGAGTCGCCGAACAACATCCTGGTCGTCGTATACGTTCTCTTCGTCCCGTAATTCGCCCGTCAGCATCTCTTGACTAACGTAGTGAACCAACGGGAACTCGACCTCGTTCACGCCGCCCGCTCGAAGGTCTTCGTTTGGTATGAGTTCGTACTCGATGAGTCGTAACCCGTTATCGTAGATCCCAGGATGGGCGACTCGGTCGAGGCCGAACTCCGAAAGGAGCGGTAATGATCGTAGTTGTGCACGCGCTTGTGAACCTGTTTTCGCGAGTTGCGGGTCTCGGATCACGAGAAATGAATCCCGTGTACCGATGAAGTTCGCAAGCGTGGGTTCGTTTGAGTCGGGTGGGTCTTGCATGGGTTTGCTTGGGAATCGGTCTCGGCGCCGAGTGTGGGATGGACGCCGATTGTCACATCACTAGGGTAGCCGTAGCTACCTGAATTGGCCGCTTCAGGCCTCCTCAGAGGATGCGATCGAATTACTCTATTTCGCCGGACAACATAAAATTATCGGCCAGTTTATATTTCAATATGGATGTCACTATCCGTGCCAGGGGCAGGTGCCACCCGGCAGCGGTATGCGCGAGCGAGTAGTAAATTTATAATACATTCTGAAATAGCTATCTATTCTGCAACAGTTCAAGCACTGTTGCGGTATTCTGGAACGTTGTTGGGGGGACTATCGCCTACCTGCCTCCTCAAACCACATACTGACCCAAATCTGTACGACTTTCGCAGTCACTGTTGCACTATTCCGGAACAGTAACGAGACATCAATCCGTAACCAGTGGTATGCGAACATATCTTGCGCCATTGGGATTCGATAGTCGGCGAGTGGTTCGGCCAGTTCTGAGTGAAGGTCTTGACGCTGAGGACGTGGTAGTACTATTACAACCATCGAATAGTTCTAGTCGCGGAGAAGACGCCTTCAAGGAGGTCGAGGAAGTTCTGACACAGGTCGTTCCAGACCTCTGCCTAAGTACAGAATATCTCCCCTATACTGACTTTGTAGAAACCGTACTATACTGCGTTGATCTTATCCAAGCAGCAGAGGGTGAAACGGTTGTTATTCTCGGTGGGGGTGCTCGTGAACTTCTCTTTCCCTTGGTAGTCGCGACCTTCTCAAGCGAGGAGCATATTGATACAATACTTCAGGTGGGTGATATAGATAGTAGTGTACGCCGCCTTCCTAAACTGAATCTTCAAGGTAGCACGACGGATGCTGAAGCAAAATTGCTCTTGGAGTTAACCAACCTGAATACACCTTTATCAATAACCAAAATTGCTGATGAGCTTGACAAGTCAAAGAGCACGATTGCACGCCATGTTAATAGCTTAGAACAGGAAGGTTTTGTAAAAACTCACACTGAGGGACGTGCGAAGACAGTAGTTGTCACCGATAGTGGCCGCGTATTCTTGGAAGGGAAAAAGAAGACGGTTAACAAGTGCTAATGAAATCGATTTTGATCCGATACCGGCGATTCCGAGGTGAGAGTACGATCCAAGTTACTGAACATAAATACGGTTCTATGCTTAATCAATAGTTCTCAGCCGAAGGAATTTTCTCATCAAACACTTTTCCATATTCGATATGGGAAATTTGACGGCAGAGGCCGAGATCTTCTTGTCTCTCGCAGAGTGGCTCGACAGTCGCGGATATGACTTCTTTGTCCATGTCCCAGATGCACATCAGTCTCACGAAGGATATGCCCGACTCTACAACCAGTATTCGTCACACTCTGTTTCCATCGGCCCGTACAAACCTGACGTCTTGGGGTACACTCCCTCAAATCGCGTCTTCGCGATCGAAGTAAAAGGAACCGAGAATCTCCGAAAGGGGCTCGGCCAAGCGATCAGTTACCAACGAGGTGTCGACCACGCGTATCTGGCCGCCGATCGGACGAAACTGCAACGCGTCCATGATCTTGCACTGAGCAAGGGCATCGGTGTCTTTGAGGTCAATCTCCAAATTCAGTCACAGTTGTTAGGAAAGCGTCATGTTCGATAGAGCGAATGCTGGTCGTTTGCTGTGACATTCTCTTTCGCTTTGTGTACTGTTGCCAGCCGAACACGCGACGGGTCCAGATGTAGCCGAATTAAATAGAATTAGTTTGTTCAGTCAGTTCCTATTAGGTACTTACTGATCCTCCATCTGTCATCGTCGTGCCGTAGTTTGGGAGTGTTGCATCGGTCCAGTTAGGTCGGAGTCGGAACACACTCACAATCTCTTCATGTTCCAACTTTCACATCCAAACCGAGGGCAGCAAACACAATAAAGACTGACTCTGAGATAACTGGTGGAACAATCGCAGTAAGTCGAAAGAAATTGGCCAAATATTGGTATAGATCTCATGGAACTTATCTCGGACATTTCCCTCTGTTAGTGATCGGAACCGATCGTGAAACGAAAGGGCTAGATACGAATACATTAAGGGATATCTGGCCACAGATGGTATATGGCCAGCACGCTGGGGATTAGCCTCGGAGCGCTATTCTTTCTCTTGATTCCCGGACTAGCTGGACTAAAGACATTTCTGCGAACCTACGTTCAGCTTGACGATCTGTCGCGGGTCGACAAACTCGCGCTATCAGGTGTCCTCGGTGGGGGGACACTAGGGCTCGTGCTCCTCTTTTTGAACTGGGACTGCTGGTCGACACGACTCCCTGAATTGCTCGGAGGCATCCAGACAGGTACGGTCACCCAATGGAGTAATGACGAATACTGGTGCGATGGAGAGGCAGTGGTCACCCTCACAACAATCGAATCACTCCCCATCGTCGCCATCATTGGGATGATCGGGGTCCAGTCAATAATCGCCTCGGTAGGTGGCGGTCTAGCAGGGTGGTATCTGAACCACATCGAAGATGGACCGTCACGTGAATCGAAATACATCGAACAACCCTGGGAATTTGTTTCGAAAAACACCTTTAGAGAGGAGGAATCAGCG from Natrinema sp. HArc-T2 carries:
- the csa3 gene encoding CRISPR-associated CARF protein Csa3; translation: MRTYLAPLGFDSRRVVRPVLSEGLDAEDVVVLLQPSNSSSRGEDAFKEVEEVLTQVVPDLCLSTEYLPYTDFVETVLYCVDLIQAAEGETVVILGGGARELLFPLVVATFSSEEHIDTILQVGDIDSSVRRLPKLNLQGSTTDAEAKLLLELTNLNTPLSITKIADELDKSKSTIARHVNSLEQEGFVKTHTEGRAKTVVVTDSGRVFLEGKKKTVNKC